A genomic segment from Nicotiana tabacum cultivar K326 chromosome 7, ASM71507v2, whole genome shotgun sequence encodes:
- the LOC107763535 gene encoding uncharacterized protein LOC107763535, translating to MDSSRISLRPFKLSDADDLLIWASDDKVTSYLRWHTITSIQAASKYIQEVAIPHPWRRSICLDDRSIGYISVRPESGSERHKARIGYAIGSDYWGQGIVTMAIKMAIPIVFRDFPYLVRLEALVEPENVGSQRVLEKVGFKKEGFLRKYGFNKGEIRDMFIYSFLSTDEIP from the coding sequence ATGGATTCCTCAAGAATatcactcaggccattcaaactTTCTGATGCTGATGACCTCTTGATATGGGCTAGCGACGACAAAGTAACCTCTTATCTAAGATGGCACACAATCACCTCCATTCAAGCAGCATCAAAATATATCCAAGAAGTTGCTATTCCACATCCATGGCGTCGGTCCATATGCTTAGATGACCGTTCCATAGGTTATATATCAGTTAGGCCAGAATCCGGGAGCGAAAGGCACAAAGCTCGCATTGGCTATGCCATTGGTTCTGATTATTGGGGACAAGGAATTGTTACTATGGCAATAAAGATGGCTATCCCTATTGTGTTCAGAGATTTTCCCTATTTGGTGAGGCTAGAAGCCTTGGTGGAGCCTGAAAATGTAGGATCTCAAAGGGTGCTAGAAAAGGTTGGTTTCAAGAAAGAGGGCTTTCTCAGGAAGTATGGTTTTAACAAAGGTGAAATTAGAGATATGTTCATATATAGCTTCTTATCAACTGATGAAATTCCTTGA